A portion of the Epinephelus moara isolate mb chromosome 4, YSFRI_EMoa_1.0, whole genome shotgun sequence genome contains these proteins:
- the slitrk4 gene encoding SLIT and NTRK-like protein 4, protein MLLVLLLAAFSSSISGSLSSSLSSPSMSDGPQMADPSASDLMAETCSACSCMSVENVLYANCEKITVYRPTQLIPPPSSLYHLNFQNNFLIILYPNSFLNFTHAVSLQLGNNKLQNIEGGAFMGMSALKQLHLNNNELKVLRADTFLGIENLEYLQADYNLIKYIEKGAFNKLHKLKVLILNDNLIQALPDNIFRFASLTHLDIRGNRIQKLPYLGVLEHIGRIVELQLDDNPWNCTCDLAPLKAWLENMPYNIFIGEAICETPSDLYGRLLKETNKQELCPMGTGSDFDVRMPPAPPDNGQSPSKMSPTTVAPIATKSPKTTDSSKIYGNGIVAGLPPFGRNSQIVSFQTRTPPLLCPQPCSCKAHPSDFGISVSCQERNIKNLADLIPRPPNAKKLHLSGNYIRDISPSDFQGFEGLDLLHLGSNQIVTVQKGVFSNLTNLRRLYLNGNQLEQLHPEMFLGLSNLQYLYLEYNAIKEILAGTFDSMPNLQLLYLNNNVLRSLPAYVFEGVSLARLNLKNNHFMTLPVSGVLDKLQSLTQIDLEGNPWECSCDLVALKLWLEKLSDGVAAKEVRCASPVQFSNIELRLLKNEILCPKLVARPPFILTSATPVLTSVSPAGVGKAPPGGPVPLSIMILSILVVLILTVFVAFCLLVFVLRRNKKPVGRQEGLGDQECGSMSLQLRRHSHKSGKKGSIPGDDLGGETFIPQTIEHIGKSHTCGIGRSSDMDAGFKFADSQRQKIILRNSADKDKDSLSTLERNKRLSTIDELEEFLPHREPSMFIQNFLDSKRDFNSIGMGGYEIRYPEKTLDKKMKKSSLIGGNHSKIVVEQRKSEYYELKAKLQGTPDYLQVLEEQTALSKM, encoded by the coding sequence ATGCTGCTCGTACTCCTGCTGGCAGCCTTTTCTTCCTCCATCTCCggctccctctcctcctccctctcctccccctccatgTCGGACGGACCCCAGATGGCAGACCCGTCCGCCTCGGACTTGATGGCCGAGACCTGCAGCGCCTGCTCCTGCATGTCGGTGGAAAACGTGCTGTACGCCAACTGTGAGAAGATCACTGTCTATCGACCCACGCAGCTCATCCCGCCGCCCTCGTCCCTCTACCACCTGAACTTCCAGAACAACTTCTTAATCATACTCTACCCAAACTCGTTCCTCAACTTCACCCACGCTGTGTCACTGCAGCTGGGGAACAATAAACTGCAGAACATCGAAGGTGGAGCGTTCATGGGGATGAGCGCGTTGAAACAGCTGCACCTGAACAATAATGAGTTAAAGGTGCTGCGAGCAGACACTTTCCTAGGGATAGAGAACTTGGAATACCTTCAGGCTGACTACAACTTGATAAAATACATTGAAAAGGGAGCATTTAACAAACTGCACAAGCTAAAAGTGCTCATCCTGAATGATAATCTCATACAGGCACTTCCTGACAACATATTCCGCTTTGCCTCGCTCACACACCTGGATATAAGGGGGAACAGGATCCAGAAGCTTCCTTATTTGGGAGTTCTGGAGCATATTGGGCGCATTGTAGAGCTACAGCTGGATGACAACCCCTGGAACTGTACCTGTGATTTAGCACCTCTCAAGGCATGGCTTGAAAACATGCCCTACAATATTTTTATCGGCGAGGCCATATGTGAAACTCCAAGTGACTTGTACGGGAGGCTCCTGAAAGAAACCAACAAGCAGGAGCTTTGTCCCATGGGAACAGGAAGTGACTTTGATGTTAGGATGCCGCCCGCACCCCCTGATAACGGGCAGTCCCCTTCCAAAATGTCCCCAACCACTGTGGCTCCCATTGCTACAAAATCGCCAAAAACCACTGACTCATCTAAAATTTACGGTAATGGTATTGTGGCCGGTTTACCCCCTTTTGGAAGAAATAGCCAGATTGTTTCCTTTCAGACACGGACCCCTCCCTTGTTGTGTCCACAGCCCTGCAGCTGTAAAGCCCACCCCTCTGACTTTGGCATCAGTGTCAGCTGTCAGGAGAGGAATATTAAAAATCTAGCTGATCTCATTCCCAGACCCCCAAATGCCAAGAAACTTCACCTGAGTGGAAATTACATCCGTGACATCAGCCCGTCTGATTTCCAAGGGTTCGAGGGCTTAGATTTGCTACATCTTGGCAGCAATCAAATTGTCACTGTCCAGAAAGGTGTGTTTTCTAACCTCACTAATCTGAGGAGACTGTATTTGAATGGAAATCAGCTTGAACAATTACACCCAGAAATGTTTTTGGGTCTCTCAAACCTACAGTACCTATATTTGGAATACAATGCCATAAAAGAAATCTTGGCGGGTACTTTTGACTCCATGCCGAACCTACAACTCCTGTATCTCAACAACAACGTTCTGCGGAGTCTCCCCGCCTATGTGTTTGAGGGTGTCTCTTTAGCCAGGCTGAAtctgaaaaacaaccacttcaTGACCCTACCAGTGAGTGGTGTCTTGGACAAGCTGCAATCATTGACCCAGATAGACCTGGAAGGGAACCCGTGGGAGTGTTCCTGCGATCTTGTCGCCCTCAAACTCTGGCTAGAAAAGCTAAGTGATGGAGTGGCTGCCAAAGAGGTGAGATGTGCCTCCCCTGTGCAGTTCTCCAACATTGAGCTGCGCCTCTTGAAAAATGAGATCCTGTGTCCTAAGCTCGTTGCAAGACCCCCGTTTATTCTCACTAGCGCCACCCCTGTTTTGACCTCGGTTTCGCCCGCCGGAGTTGGCAAAGCACCACCGGGAGGGCCTGTGCCTCTCTCCATTATGATCCTCAGCATCCTCGTAGTGCTTATCCTTACTGTGTTCGTGGCCTTCTGCCTTCTAGTCTTTGTCCTGAGGCGGAATAAAAAACCAgtgggcaggcaggaggggctCGGGGATCAGGAGTGCGGCTCCATGTCATTGCAGCTCCGCAGACACAGCCACAAATCAGGCAAAAAAGGTTCCATCCCAGGAGACGACCTGGGAGGTGAGACGTTCATCCCCCAGACCATCGAGCACATTGGCAAGAGCCACACCTGCGGGATCGGCCGCTCCTCGGACATGGACGCTGGGTTCAAGTTTGCAGACTCGCAGAGGCAGAAGATCATCCTGCGGAATAGCGCCGACAAGGATAAAGACTCGCTCTCCACCCTGGAGCGCAACAAACGCCTCAGCACCATCGACGAACTTGAGGAGTTCCTCCCCCACCGAGAGCCCAGCATGTTCATCCAGAACTTCCTGGACAGCAAAAGAGATTTCAACAGTATAGGGATGGGCGGGTACGAAATCCGCTACCCGGAGAAAACGCTGGATAAAAAGATGAAGAAGTCGTCGCTGATAGGCGGGAACCACAGTAAGATCGTGgtggagcagagaaaaagtgaGTATTACGAGCTGAAAGCCAAGCTCCAAGGAACGCCTGATTACCTGCAGGTGCTCGAGGAGCAGACTGCTCTGAGTAAAATGTAG